A single window of Nocardia higoensis DNA harbors:
- a CDS encoding type II toxin-antitoxin system VapB family antitoxin, whose protein sequence is MSRVSIEVDDVALAVAGTLLGTGGGAQETVNAALHEVIAQRKRLAVLERMMLRSGDTVPTPDPWRKKRVWL, encoded by the coding sequence ATGTCCCGGGTATCGATCGAGGTCGACGACGTTGCGCTGGCGGTGGCCGGAACACTGCTCGGGACCGGTGGCGGCGCGCAGGAGACGGTGAACGCCGCGCTGCACGAGGTGATCGCCCAACGCAAGCGGCTGGCCGTGCTGGAACGGATGATGCTGCGCAGCGGCGACACTGTGCCCACACCCGACCCGTGGCGCAAGAAGCGCGTGTGGTTGTGA
- a CDS encoding DUF2254 domain-containing protein, whose amino-acid sequence MATVERRRGFVVDALRARLWPVPAVGVLAAILAGIVLPALDSRLGGHLPDYITEHLFGGGADAAREVLGAIATSLITVTSLTFSLTLVTMQLASSQYSPRLLRSFSSDRFVQRTLALFLATFAYALTVLRRVRSGGDGGVEFVPQISVTVAYVLAMGSVLGLVVFLGHLVRQIRIETMLDRVARDAIDNARHFLEPSGTIGRSGDTPAIPPLRTEIEAAASGYLVEVDEEGLLAAAIEADAVLWVHCRTGDPVVARTVVAYCWPADAPVLSSESIDRLDNAVTDALSYGAERTATQDIGYGLRQLTDVIVRALSPGINDPSTAIHGINSATVVLCDLVRYRLGPKIVHDHDGTARLYLARPDFPELLDLVCAQPRRYGAHDPAVLGGLLSMLNALSSVARDPMDRQAIGDQLARLERTSSSQDFDHAERDHLRRRARTVEQSLQDS is encoded by the coding sequence GTGGCGACTGTCGAGCGCCGCCGCGGATTCGTCGTCGACGCACTCCGTGCCCGGCTGTGGCCGGTTCCTGCCGTAGGAGTTCTCGCGGCGATCCTTGCCGGCATTGTCCTGCCCGCTCTCGATTCCCGGCTCGGTGGTCACCTTCCCGACTACATCACCGAGCATTTGTTCGGGGGTGGCGCGGATGCTGCGCGCGAAGTGCTCGGCGCCATCGCCACCTCGCTCATCACGGTGACGTCCCTGACGTTCTCGCTGACACTGGTCACGATGCAGTTGGCCAGCAGCCAGTATTCGCCCAGATTGTTGCGGTCGTTTTCCTCCGACAGGTTTGTCCAACGCACCCTCGCATTGTTTCTCGCGACGTTCGCATACGCACTCACTGTCCTGCGCAGGGTTCGCAGCGGTGGCGACGGCGGTGTCGAGTTCGTCCCACAGATCTCGGTGACAGTGGCATACGTGCTCGCCATGGGCAGCGTGCTGGGATTGGTGGTGTTCCTCGGCCACCTGGTACGGCAGATTCGAATAGAGACGATGCTCGACCGCGTCGCCCGCGACGCCATCGACAACGCCCGCCACTTCCTGGAACCGTCCGGCACGATCGGTCGATCCGGTGACACCCCGGCAATACCTCCGCTGCGAACGGAAATCGAGGCAGCTGCCTCGGGATATCTCGTCGAAGTCGACGAGGAGGGGTTGCTGGCTGCCGCGATCGAAGCGGACGCGGTGTTGTGGGTGCACTGCCGGACCGGCGATCCGGTCGTCGCCCGCACTGTGGTGGCGTACTGCTGGCCGGCCGACGCTCCGGTTCTTTCCTCGGAGTCGATCGATCGACTCGACAACGCGGTTACTGATGCTCTGAGCTACGGTGCCGAGCGCACGGCCACGCAAGATATCGGCTACGGGTTGCGACAGTTGACCGACGTGATCGTCCGAGCATTGTCTCCGGGTATCAACGATCCTTCGACGGCCATTCATGGAATCAACTCGGCGACCGTAGTTCTGTGTGATCTCGTTCGATACCGACTCGGTCCGAAGATCGTTCACGACCACGACGGCACCGCTCGTCTGTATCTGGCACGCCCTGACTTCCCGGAGTTGCTCGACCTCGTCTGCGCGCAACCCAGACGCTACGGTGCTCATGACCCAGCGGTCCTGGGTGGGTTGTTGTCGATGCTGAACGCGCTCTCGTCGGTTGCCCGAGACCCGATGGATCGACAGGCGATCGGTGATCAGCTGGCCCGCCTCGAACGCACCAGCAGCAGCCAAGATTTCGACCATGCCGAACGCGATCATCTCAGGCGACGGGCCCGGACCGTGGAACAGTCGTTGCAGGACAGCTGA
- a CDS encoding LLM class F420-dependent oxidoreductase encodes MRFGLFVPQGWRLDLVGIDVEQQWDVMRGLARRADEHDEWESIWVYDHFHTVPQPTREATHEAWTLMAAFAASTERVRLGQMCTAISYRHPAYLAKVAATTDIISGGRVEMGIGGGWYEHEWRAYGCGFPSAGDRLARLDEGVQIFRQAWTTGEATFHGKHYQVDGAIVRPLPLQDGGIPLWIAGGGEKKTLRIAAKYADYTNFSGELEEFARKSEILREHCAEVGTDFDAIVRSSNFNAVLGRDEAEVKQRVASIRAQLAAAIGDAAAAEYAERLFASGPAVGTPEQVAENLSKVQQLGLGYAILNFPESAYDTSGIELFEKEVVPALR; translated from the coding sequence GTGCGCTTCGGACTGTTCGTCCCGCAGGGATGGCGACTGGATTTGGTGGGGATCGATGTCGAGCAGCAGTGGGATGTCATGCGCGGCCTGGCTCGACGGGCCGACGAGCACGACGAATGGGAGTCGATCTGGGTCTACGACCACTTCCACACCGTGCCGCAGCCCACGCGGGAAGCCACCCACGAGGCGTGGACGCTCATGGCGGCGTTCGCCGCGTCCACCGAGCGGGTGCGGCTCGGCCAGATGTGTACCGCGATCAGCTATCGCCATCCCGCCTATCTGGCGAAGGTGGCCGCCACCACCGACATCATCTCCGGCGGCCGGGTCGAGATGGGCATCGGCGGCGGCTGGTACGAACACGAGTGGCGCGCCTACGGTTGCGGCTTCCCCTCGGCCGGTGACCGGCTGGCCCGGCTCGACGAGGGCGTGCAGATCTTCCGGCAGGCCTGGACCACGGGTGAGGCCACCTTCCACGGCAAGCACTACCAGGTCGACGGCGCCATCGTGCGCCCGCTGCCGCTGCAGGACGGCGGCATCCCGCTGTGGATCGCGGGCGGCGGCGAGAAGAAGACGCTGCGCATCGCCGCGAAGTACGCCGACTACACCAACTTCTCCGGTGAGCTCGAGGAGTTCGCCCGCAAGTCGGAGATCCTGCGTGAGCACTGCGCCGAAGTCGGCACCGATTTCGACGCCATCGTGCGGTCGTCGAACTTCAATGCGGTTCTCGGCCGCGACGAGGCGGAGGTGAAGCAGCGCGTCGCGAGCATCCGCGCGCAGCTGGCCGCGGCGATCGGCGATGCCGCCGCCGCGGAGTACGCCGAGCGACTGTTCGCGAGCGGGCCCGCGGTCGGCACGCCCGAGCAGGTGGCCGAGAACCTGTCGAAAGTGCAGCAACTGGGGCTCGGTTACGCCATCCTGAACTTCCCCGAATCTGCCTACGACACCTCGGGTATCGAGCTGTTCGAGAAAGAGGTCGTTCCGGCGCTGCGCTGA
- the nrdE gene encoding class 1b ribonucleoside-diphosphate reductase subunit alpha produces MTARLERPAARIADGAGEDMDYHALNAMLNLYGADGEIQFEKDREAARQYFLQHVNQNTVFFHNLDEKLDYLVEENYYEPEVLDRYSRAFVKSLFQQAYAKKFRFPTFLGAFKYYTSYTLKTFDGKRYLERFEDRVCMVALTLAAGDETLARKLVEEIIDGRFQPATPTFLNSGKKQRGEPVSCFPAGTPVDTIEGPRAIETLRAGDRVLSHDGSFSVVEKLIENPNDQALVSISHFGHKDPIRCTPEHPILVWTSRDVESLIHGDGADPFNGFVWLAAQDVHPSDFIVTTAPRETRERRVFDLMEFVGEGVYEEVDGLIRKVNVDAKHRNKQRYRQGFVAVNRYVEDSYELGLILGWYLAEGHVSKRTSTGLPNGVHFTLGAHEVEYHVDLGMAFKQVFGVDLSLHANHSDHSTRMVCNSKIVASLLLSLAGTGYSTKRLSHDVMTADEDFQRGLLAGLFRGDGCSTTGGMVLDLVNPELVDQVQLLLRRLGIVSVVRTYVNQAGNPTGQVFVPGLPGTNEEFIFDIDKNLHNYTGRKGTKRTTYQVVHGRHVYGVRAIERTAETPEKVYNLHVEGTHTYAIRGTVVHNCFLLRIEDNMESIGRSINSALQLSKRGGGVALLLTNIREHGAPIKKIENQSSGVIPIMKLLEDSFSYANQLGARQGAGAVYLHAHHPDIYRFLDTKRENADEKIRIKTLSLGVVIPDITFELAKKNEDMYLFSPYDVERIYGKPFADINVTEKYHEMVDDKRIRKSKIKAREFFQTIAELQFESGYPYIMFEDTVNRANPIAGKITHSNLCSEILQVSTPSKFNDDLSYAEIGKDISCNLGSLNIAKAMDSPDFAQTIEVAIRALTAVSDQTHISSVPSIEQGNLQSHAIGLGQMNLHGYLAREHIHYGSDEGIDFTNIYFYTVVYHALRASNQLAIERGSYFGGFPESKYASGEYFDKYTDRVWEPATERVRQLFADAGVRIPTQDDWRELKASVMAHGIYNQNLQAVPPTGSISYINHSTSSIHPVASKIEIRKEGKIGRVYYPAPYMTNENLEYYADAYEIGYEKIIDTYAAATQHVDQGLSLTLFFKDTATTRDLNRAQIYAWRKGIKTLYYIRLRQMALEGTEVEGCVSCML; encoded by the coding sequence ATGACGGCCCGCCTGGAGCGGCCCGCCGCGCGCATCGCCGACGGCGCCGGGGAGGACATGGATTACCACGCCCTCAACGCGATGCTGAACCTGTACGGCGCCGACGGCGAGATCCAGTTCGAGAAGGATCGTGAGGCCGCGCGTCAGTACTTCCTCCAGCACGTCAACCAGAACACCGTCTTCTTCCACAACCTGGACGAGAAGCTGGACTACCTGGTCGAGGAGAACTACTACGAGCCCGAGGTTCTCGACCGGTACAGCCGCGCCTTCGTCAAGAGCCTGTTCCAGCAGGCCTATGCCAAGAAGTTCCGGTTTCCGACCTTTCTCGGCGCGTTCAAGTACTACACCTCCTACACGCTCAAGACCTTCGACGGCAAGCGCTACCTGGAGCGCTTCGAGGACCGCGTGTGCATGGTGGCGTTGACCCTGGCCGCCGGTGACGAGACGCTGGCGCGCAAGCTGGTCGAGGAGATCATCGACGGCCGCTTCCAGCCGGCCACCCCGACCTTCCTCAACTCCGGCAAGAAGCAGCGCGGCGAGCCGGTGTCGTGCTTCCCTGCGGGCACCCCGGTGGACACGATCGAGGGGCCGCGTGCCATCGAGACGCTGCGGGCCGGAGATCGAGTCCTGTCTCACGACGGTTCGTTCTCGGTGGTCGAGAAGTTGATCGAGAACCCTAACGATCAGGCCCTGGTATCTATTTCGCATTTCGGGCACAAAGATCCGATTCGGTGCACTCCGGAGCACCCGATCCTGGTGTGGACCAGCCGTGACGTCGAAAGCCTGATCCATGGCGATGGCGCCGACCCGTTCAACGGGTTCGTGTGGTTGGCCGCACAGGATGTTCACCCGTCCGATTTCATCGTGACCACTGCGCCGCGGGAGACACGCGAGCGTCGGGTGTTCGATCTGATGGAATTCGTGGGCGAAGGTGTCTATGAAGAGGTCGACGGCCTGATCCGCAAGGTGAACGTCGATGCGAAGCATCGGAACAAGCAGCGCTACCGTCAAGGCTTCGTCGCTGTCAACCGTTATGTCGAGGACTCCTACGAACTCGGCCTGATTCTCGGCTGGTATCTCGCCGAGGGGCATGTGTCCAAGCGAACGAGTACCGGCCTGCCGAACGGCGTCCACTTCACTCTCGGTGCCCACGAAGTGGAGTACCACGTCGATCTGGGTATGGCCTTCAAGCAGGTGTTCGGGGTCGATCTGTCGCTGCACGCCAACCATTCCGATCACTCGACCCGGATGGTGTGCAACAGCAAGATCGTGGCCTCGCTGCTGCTGTCGCTGGCTGGTACCGGCTACAGCACGAAGCGCCTGTCCCACGATGTGATGACCGCCGATGAGGATTTCCAGCGCGGTCTGCTCGCCGGATTGTTCCGTGGTGACGGATGTAGCACCACCGGTGGAATGGTGCTCGACCTGGTGAATCCGGAGCTGGTGGACCAGGTGCAACTGCTGCTGCGCCGTCTCGGCATCGTGTCGGTCGTCCGTACCTACGTCAACCAGGCCGGCAATCCGACCGGCCAGGTCTTCGTGCCCGGCCTGCCCGGCACCAACGAAGAATTCATCTTCGACATCGACAAGAACCTGCACAACTACACCGGTCGCAAGGGCACGAAGCGTACGACCTACCAGGTGGTGCACGGCCGCCACGTTTACGGAGTCCGAGCGATCGAGCGCACCGCCGAGACGCCGGAAAAGGTCTACAACCTGCACGTCGAAGGCACGCATACCTACGCCATTCGCGGCACCGTCGTGCACAATTGCTTCCTGCTTCGCATCGAGGACAACATGGAGTCCATCGGGCGCTCCATCAACTCGGCTCTGCAGCTGTCCAAGCGCGGCGGCGGTGTGGCCCTGCTGCTGACCAACATTCGTGAGCACGGCGCGCCGATCAAGAAGATCGAGAATCAGAGCTCGGGCGTCATCCCGATCATGAAGCTGCTCGAGGACTCCTTCTCCTACGCCAACCAGCTGGGCGCGCGTCAGGGGGCGGGCGCGGTGTACCTGCACGCGCACCACCCCGACATCTACCGCTTCCTGGACACCAAGCGGGAGAACGCGGACGAGAAGATCCGTATCAAGACGCTCTCGCTCGGCGTGGTGATCCCCGACATCACCTTCGAGCTGGCCAAGAAGAACGAGGACATGTACCTGTTCTCGCCGTACGACGTGGAGCGGATCTACGGCAAGCCGTTCGCCGACATCAACGTGACCGAGAAGTACCACGAGATGGTCGACGACAAGCGCATCCGCAAGTCGAAGATCAAGGCACGCGAGTTCTTCCAGACCATCGCCGAGCTGCAGTTCGAATCCGGCTACCCGTACATCATGTTCGAGGACACGGTGAACCGGGCCAACCCGATCGCGGGCAAGATCACCCACTCGAACCTGTGCTCGGAGATCCTGCAGGTCTCCACCCCGTCGAAGTTCAACGACGACCTGTCCTACGCCGAGATCGGCAAGGACATCTCTTGCAACCTGGGTTCGCTCAACATCGCCAAGGCGATGGACTCGCCGGACTTCGCGCAGACCATCGAGGTGGCCATCCGCGCACTGACCGCGGTGTCGGATCAGACCCACATCTCCTCGGTACCCTCCATCGAGCAGGGCAACCTGCAATCGCACGCCATCGGCCTCGGTCAGATGAACCTGCACGGCTACCTCGCCCGCGAGCACATCCACTACGGCTCCGACGAAGGTATCGACTTCACCAACATCTACTTCTACACCGTGGTCTACCACGCGCTGCGGGCCTCCAACCAGCTCGCGATCGAGCGTGGCAGCTACTTCGGCGGCTTCCCGGAATCGAAGTACGCCAGCGGCGAGTACTTCGACAAGTACACCGACCGGGTGTGGGAGCCGGCGACCGAGCGGGTGCGGCAGTTGTTCGCCGACGCGGGCGTGCGCATCCCCACCCAGGACGACTGGCGCGAGCTGAAGGCCTCGGTCATGGCGCACGGCATCTACAACCAGAACCTGCAGGCGGTGCCGCCGACCGGCTCGATCTCCTACATCAACCATTCCACCAGTTCGATCCACCCGGTGGCGTCGAAGATCGAGATTCGCAAGGAGGGCAAGATCGGGCGCGTCTACTACCCGGCGCCCTACATGACCAACGAGAACCTCGAGTACTACGCCGACGCCTACGAGATCGGCTACGAGAAGATCATCGACACCTATGCCGCGGCCACCCAGCACGTGGACCAGGGCCTGTCGCTGACGCTGTTCTTCAAGGACACCGCCACCACCCGCGATCTGAACCGGGCGCAAATCTACGCCTGGCGCAAGGGCATCAAGACGCTGTACTACATCCGGCTGCGGCAGATGGCGTTGGAGGGGACCGAGGTCGAGGGCTGCGTGAGCTGCATGCTCTAG
- the nrdI gene encoding class Ib ribonucleoside-diphosphate reductase assembly flavoprotein NrdI: MSDTVGDTALVYFSSASENTHRFVEKLGLPATRIPLHTTDSLRAEEPYVLIVPTYGGGRHVFGEAGGHSRSDKEFVPRQVAKFLNDPHNRSLLRGVIAAGNTNFGDTYCYAGDVISRKCGVPYLYRFELMGTARDVERVREGLGLFWQQQPQRRPA; encoded by the coding sequence ATGTCCGACACGGTCGGCGACACCGCGCTCGTCTACTTCTCCAGTGCATCGGAGAACACGCACCGCTTCGTCGAGAAGCTGGGACTCCCGGCGACTCGCATCCCGCTGCACACCACCGATTCGCTGCGAGCCGAGGAACCCTACGTGCTGATCGTCCCCACCTATGGGGGCGGTCGGCACGTGTTCGGTGAGGCCGGCGGGCACTCGAGGTCCGACAAGGAGTTCGTGCCGCGCCAGGTCGCCAAGTTCCTCAACGACCCGCACAACCGGTCGTTGCTGCGCGGAGTGATCGCGGCGGGCAACACGAACTTCGGCGACACCTATTGCTATGCGGGAGACGTCATCTCGCGCAAGTGCGGGGTGCCGTATCTGTATCGATTCGAACTCATGGGAACCGCGCGCGACGTCGAGCGCGTCCGAGAGGGATTGGGATTGTTTTGGCAACAGCAACCACAGCGCCGACCGGCATGA
- a CDS encoding redoxin NrdH, with protein sequence MTVTVYTKPACVQCNATYKALDKAGVDYEVVDISENPEARDYVMALGYLQAPVVVAGEDHWSGFRPDRIKNLATVAA encoded by the coding sequence ATGACCGTCACCGTGTACACCAAGCCCGCTTGCGTTCAGTGCAACGCCACCTACAAGGCCCTCGACAAGGCCGGGGTGGACTACGAGGTCGTCGACATCAGCGAGAACCCCGAGGCGCGTGACTACGTCATGGCCCTGGGGTACCTGCAGGCGCCGGTCGTCGTGGCGGGGGAGGATCACTGGTCCGGTTTCCGCCCCGATCGCATCAAGAACCTCGCCACCGTCGCGGCCTGA
- a CDS encoding NAD(P)H-dependent oxidoreductase, giving the protein MSQTRILVLAGSLRSASITRRIAEAAARTAPEGVQIGIYDGLGEIPFYNEDIDVPGSLPAAAERLRAAIADVDAVLLVTPEYNGTLSAVLKNAIDWASRPYGAGALRDKPVGVVSASISPNAARWAHGDAVKAVGVAGGVVVEAAHAHFGEIGERFAAAHPGEDAEAVAELGASVRELVRATRVAVTA; this is encoded by the coding sequence ATGAGCCAGACTCGAATCCTCGTGCTCGCCGGAAGCCTGCGCAGCGCCTCCATCACGCGCCGGATCGCCGAGGCGGCCGCGCGAACCGCGCCCGAGGGCGTCCAGATCGGCATCTACGACGGTCTCGGCGAGATCCCGTTCTACAACGAGGACATCGACGTGCCCGGTTCGCTGCCCGCCGCGGCCGAGCGCCTGCGCGCGGCGATCGCCGACGTCGACGCGGTCCTGCTGGTGACTCCCGAATACAACGGCACCCTCTCGGCCGTGCTGAAGAACGCCATCGACTGGGCGTCGCGCCCGTACGGCGCCGGCGCCCTGCGGGACAAGCCGGTCGGCGTGGTGAGCGCGTCGATCAGCCCCAACGCCGCGCGCTGGGCGCACGGTGACGCGGTCAAGGCCGTCGGGGTCGCCGGTGGCGTGGTCGTCGAGGCCGCGCACGCGCACTTCGGCGAGATCGGCGAGCGCTTCGCCGCCGCGCACCCCGGTGAGGACGCCGAGGCCGTCGCCGAGCTCGGCGCGTCGGTGCGTGAACTGGTGCGGGCGACCCGTGTGGCGGTGACTGCCTGA
- a CDS encoding TetR/AcrR family transcriptional regulator, producing MIRTSLTVGPPPVGPTGERADAARNRRLLLDAAQHLVREHGVDSLTMDELARRAGVGKGTVFRRFGNRSGLLRALLDHSERKFQQSFMFGPPPLGPGAPPLERLVAFGRARLLDIEVEGELYRAAEIGEASGFFRSAPYRLQHRHMVVLLREAGSPGDHDLIAGSLLAMLGAPLVMHQLHVLGRGLEQVCENWERFVRQVACAGPAVK from the coding sequence ATCATCCGAACCTCGCTGACCGTCGGCCCGCCGCCGGTGGGGCCGACCGGCGAGCGCGCCGACGCCGCGCGCAATCGGCGGTTGCTGCTGGACGCCGCCCAGCACCTCGTGCGCGAACACGGCGTGGACAGCCTGACGATGGACGAGCTGGCTCGACGCGCCGGCGTCGGGAAGGGCACCGTCTTCCGCCGATTCGGCAACCGCTCCGGTCTGCTGCGCGCCCTGCTCGACCACTCCGAGCGCAAATTCCAGCAGAGCTTCATGTTCGGACCACCGCCGCTGGGACCCGGCGCGCCACCGCTGGAACGGCTCGTCGCGTTCGGCCGTGCCCGGCTGCTGGACATCGAGGTGGAGGGCGAGTTGTATCGCGCGGCCGAGATCGGGGAGGCGAGCGGCTTCTTCCGCAGTGCGCCCTATCGTCTGCAGCACCGCCACATGGTCGTGCTGCTGCGGGAGGCTGGCAGCCCCGGCGACCACGACCTGATCGCGGGCAGCCTGCTCGCGATGCTGGGGGCGCCCCTGGTGATGCACCAGTTGCACGTGCTCGGCCGCGGCCTCGAACAGGTCTGTGAGAACTGGGAGCGATTCGTCCGTCAGGTGGCCTGCGCCGGTCCGGCAGTAAAGTGA
- the nadE gene encoding ammonia-dependent NAD(+) synthetase, with translation MSSLREQIITELGVLPKIEPAEEVRRRVDFLAEYLLSTPAQGFVLGISGGQDSTLTGRLCQLAAEQVRAGGGSATFVAVRLPYGVQADEHDAQIALEFIRPDRTVTVNVKPSADAAGAEVAGALDNDRLRDFVRGNIKARERMVVQYGIAGQENLLVVGTDHAAEAVTGFFTKYGDGGVDLTPLTGLTKRQGAALLQELGAPSSTWSKVPTADLEDDRPALPDEEALGLRYSDIDDYLEGKDVTDEIAGRVERRFLDTRHKRTVPVTPLDTWWR, from the coding sequence ATGTCGAGCCTGCGCGAACAGATCATCACCGAATTGGGCGTCCTGCCGAAGATCGAACCCGCGGAAGAGGTGCGCCGCCGGGTCGATTTCCTGGCCGAGTACCTGCTCTCCACTCCCGCACAGGGTTTCGTGCTCGGTATCAGCGGCGGTCAGGACAGCACGCTGACCGGACGGCTGTGCCAGCTCGCGGCCGAACAGGTCCGCGCAGGCGGCGGTTCGGCGACGTTCGTCGCCGTGCGCCTGCCCTACGGCGTGCAGGCCGACGAACACGACGCGCAGATCGCACTGGAATTCATCCGGCCCGACCGCACCGTGACCGTGAACGTCAAGCCCAGCGCGGACGCCGCGGGCGCGGAGGTCGCCGGAGCCCTCGACAACGACCGGTTGCGAGACTTCGTGCGCGGCAACATCAAAGCCAGGGAACGCATGGTGGTCCAGTACGGCATCGCCGGGCAGGAGAACCTGCTCGTGGTGGGCACCGATCACGCGGCCGAGGCGGTCACCGGATTCTTCACCAAGTACGGCGACGGCGGTGTCGATCTCACCCCGCTGACCGGACTCACCAAGCGTCAGGGCGCGGCGCTGCTGCAGGAACTGGGCGCCCCGTCGAGCACCTGGTCCAAGGTGCCCACCGCCGATCTCGAGGACGACCGTCCCGCGCTGCCCGACGAAGAGGCGCTGGGCCTGCGCTACAGCGACATCGACGACTACCTCGAGGGCAAGGACGTCACCGACGAGATCGCCGGACGGGTGGAGCGGCGTTTCCTCGACACCCGCCACAAGCGCACGGTACCGGTCACTCCACTCGACACCTGGTGGCGCTGA
- a CDS encoding MoaD/ThiS family protein: protein MVEVRYFAAIADAVGKESEHLELPPGATLADLRTRLADTYGPDLDKMLGVCAYLIGDELTRDTSVAVGRQVDVLPPFAGG from the coding sequence GTGGTTGAGGTCCGCTATTTCGCCGCGATCGCCGATGCGGTCGGCAAGGAATCCGAACACCTCGAACTACCGCCCGGCGCGACGCTCGCCGACCTGCGTACCCGGCTGGCCGACACCTACGGCCCCGACCTGGACAAGATGTTGGGGGTGTGCGCCTACCTCATCGGCGACGAACTGACCCGCGACACGTCGGTGGCCGTCGGTCGTCAGGTCGACGTGCTGCCTCCCTTCGCCGGCGGCTGA
- the moaA gene encoding GTP 3',8-cyclase MoaA translates to MTLVEMGMPAVRSRRPALDGRPDTPALIDRFGRIARDLRVSITEKCSLRCTYCMPAEGLPPIPADELLTADEIVRLVALAVEELGVREVRFTGGEPLMRRDLERIIAGCHERVPHTPLAMTTNGVGLAHRARGLAEAGLHRVNVSLDTVDRLGFTRLTRRDRLDSVFAGIRAAREAGLAPVKINAVLMRPTLAGAPDLLRWCLDEKCELRFIEEMPLDADHEWARANMVTAAELLEVLGARFTLDEVGRLDPSAPAEKWLVDGGPATVGIIATVTRKFCDTCDRTRLTADGMLRSCLFSDQEFDVRRAIRTGADDAEIAEIWRGAMWNKWAGHGIDADNFVPPERTMGAIGG, encoded by the coding sequence ATGACGTTGGTCGAGATGGGCATGCCCGCGGTGCGGTCACGGCGGCCCGCGCTCGACGGACGGCCCGACACTCCGGCACTGATCGACCGCTTCGGCCGGATCGCGCGTGACCTGCGGGTATCCATCACCGAGAAGTGTTCGTTGCGATGTACCTACTGCATGCCCGCCGAGGGATTGCCGCCCATTCCCGCCGACGAGCTGCTGACCGCCGACGAGATCGTCCGGCTGGTCGCGCTCGCCGTCGAGGAACTCGGTGTGCGCGAGGTCAGGTTCACCGGCGGTGAGCCGCTCATGCGCCGCGATCTGGAGCGGATCATCGCCGGCTGTCACGAACGGGTGCCGCATACGCCGCTGGCCATGACCACCAACGGCGTCGGGCTGGCCCATCGCGCGCGCGGACTGGCCGAGGCCGGGCTGCACCGGGTGAACGTCTCCCTCGACACTGTCGACCGGCTCGGTTTCACCCGCCTGACCCGCCGCGACCGGCTGGATTCGGTGTTCGCCGGCATCCGGGCCGCACGGGAAGCCGGTCTCGCCCCGGTGAAGATCAACGCGGTCCTGATGCGCCCGACCCTCGCCGGAGCGCCGGATCTGCTGCGGTGGTGCCTGGACGAGAAATGCGAACTGCGGTTCATCGAAGAGATGCCGCTGGACGCCGATCACGAATGGGCGCGGGCGAACATGGTCACCGCCGCCGAACTGCTCGAGGTGCTCGGCGCCAGGTTCACCCTCGACGAGGTCGGCCGTCTCGATCCTTCCGCTCCTGCCGAGAAGTGGCTCGTGGACGGCGGTCCCGCGACGGTCGGCATCATCGCCACGGTCACTCGCAAGTTCTGCGACACCTGTGATCGCACCCGGCTCACCGCCGACGGCATGCTGCGCTCGTGCTTGTTCAGTGATCAGGAATTCGACGTGCGCCGAGCGATTCGGACCGGTGCGGACGATGCCGAGATCGCCGAGATCTGGCGCGGCGCCATGTGGAACAAGTGGGCGGGCCACGGCATCGACGCCGACAATTTCGTCCCCCCGGAGCGCACGATGGGAGCCATCGGTGGTTGA